In Methyloterricola oryzae, the genomic stretch GCAAGCCGTCGGCGGAAACCCTTTTGCACACCTCGCTTTATCGGCGGTTCCCGGGGGTGGGCGCGGTCTTGCATCCTCATTCGCCCAGCGCCACCCTGATTTCGCGCTGGTTCACGGGGGAAGTGGTCCTGGAGGACTATGAACTGCTGAAGGCCCTGGAAGGCATCGACACCCATCAAGCACGGGTTGTCGTACCCATTTTCGGCAACGACCAGAACATCGCGCGCTTGACGGCTCAGGTGGAAAATTACATGGAGGACCACCCGGACCTCATGGCCTATATCATCGCCGGCCACGGCTTCTATACCTGGGGCAGCAGCGTGAAAGACGCCCTCCGTCACGTGGAGGCCCTGGAGTTCCTGTTCGACCTGGAAACGCGCCTACACGGAGCCAAGCCATCATGAGCCTATTGAAAATTTTCCCCGACAGCGGTCCCGAACGGACCGAGGTGCTCGATCAG encodes the following:
- a CDS encoding methylthioribulose 1-phosphate dehydratase — translated: MVSHDEFLARADELIEAGHFIHARGWVPATSGNFSARLSDGRIAITVSGRHKGDLKREDIMLVDAGGHSLDGGKPSAETLLHTSLYRRFPGVGAVLHPHSPSATLISRWFTGEVVLEDYELLKALEGIDTHQARVVVPIFGNDQNIARLTAQVENYMEDHPDLMAYIIAGHGFYTWGSSVKDALRHVEALEFLFDLETRLHGAKPS